One genomic region from Acidobacteriota bacterium encodes:
- a CDS encoding lytic transglycosylase domain-containing protein, producing the protein MAMVRTSLSILLLLLFAAGPCLAEALYSYTDENGTPVFTNIPPVGRVEDLRVSGREEEAPGRAEGSEPSIDAIIEQAALDFGVDSTLIRSIIKTESNFNPRAVSPKGARGLMQLMPATARWLGVEDSFDPEQNIRGGVGYFRFLMDRFNNDLELSLAAYNAGETLVQRLGRVPRIRETQDYVRQIQERYRQSGGIAEKEEPPPLYRYYDETGVLHVTNVPAFD; encoded by the coding sequence ATGGCCATGGTCCGAACCTCTCTGTCGATCCTGCTCCTGCTCCTGTTCGCGGCGGGCCCCTGCCTCGCCGAAGCCCTCTATTCCTATACCGATGAAAACGGGACCCCCGTCTTCACCAACATCCCCCCGGTCGGGCGGGTCGAGGACCTCAGGGTATCGGGCCGGGAGGAGGAAGCCCCGGGCCGGGCGGAAGGATCCGAACCGTCCATCGACGCCATCATCGAGCAGGCCGCCCTCGATTTCGGCGTCGATTCCACCCTGATCCGCTCCATCATCAAGACCGAATCGAACTTCAACCCGCGGGCCGTTTCCCCCAAGGGGGCGCGGGGACTGATGCAACTGATGCCGGCCACGGCCCGGTGGCTGGGGGTGGAGGACAGCTTCGACCCCGAACAGAACATCCGGGGCGGGGTCGGCTACTTCCGTTTCCTGATGGACCGTTTCAACAACGACCTGGAATTGAGCCTCGCCGCCTATAACGCGGGGGAAACCCTGGTCCAGCGCCTGGGCCGGGTGCCCCGGATCCGGGAGACCCAGGACTATGTCCGGCAGATCCAGGAGCGGTACCGGCAATCCGGGGGGATCGCCGAAAAGGAGGAACCTCCGCCCCTGTACCGCTACTATGACGAGACCGGGGTGTTGCACGTGACCAACGTCCCCGCCTTCGACTGA
- a CDS encoding N-acetylmuramoyl-L-alanine amidase, which translates to MMGVRRGERNFAAVYCTLAAALVLSLCPAAAAWERDKAERAWRDALELEERIEPDAPRSEYARCAALFRKVYLYDPHYVHAPDALYAEGLLHQRMGEKFDSAKDSRTAAARFEFLARDYPAHRDARDARKRAAALRSGDEPPALQDAAGAARTAPAPGVAAAGPPPPEKGEAPRRAVVHGIRFFSLGDATRVTIDLDRKTGFSRARLRNPERIYFDLAGADLSEGLADRAIPVGSGPLERIRAGRHSSSAVRVVLDLSSPVEYAVRELDSPFRIEIDLYPPGAAARTGAPPAPVPAPSAATASVTPPPARPAQERSPSEGGGAPKAAPRTSLGDRTLTRMLGLKIGRIVLDPGHGGHDLGTVGPNGLREKDLTLAIARELKAMLEDELGAHVFLTRDTDVYVSLEERTALANHYRADLFLSIHANSSRHRSTSGVETYYLDFAKSDAEREIAARENASGMLAVSELEDLVKGIAQAEKSAESRELASIMQKRLYTGARRLLPSTKDRGVRRAPFIVLIGARMPSILAEVAFISNPRDEGVLGAADGRKAMARALYEGIVGYVQTLGGDLVQNLKDGE; encoded by the coding sequence ATGATGGGAGTCCGGCGCGGGGAGCGCAATTTTGCTGCCGTCTACTGCACGCTCGCTGCAGCGCTCGTTCTCTCCCTTTGCCCCGCGGCGGCCGCCTGGGAGCGGGACAAGGCGGAGCGCGCCTGGCGCGACGCCCTCGAGCTCGAGGAGCGGATCGAGCCTGACGCCCCCCGCTCCGAGTATGCCCGGTGCGCCGCGCTCTTCCGCAAGGTGTACCTGTACGACCCCCATTATGTCCACGCACCCGACGCGCTCTACGCCGAGGGGCTGCTCCACCAGCGGATGGGAGAGAAGTTCGACTCCGCGAAGGACAGCCGCACCGCGGCCGCACGCTTCGAGTTTCTCGCGCGCGACTACCCCGCCCACCGCGACGCGCGCGACGCCCGGAAACGTGCCGCCGCGCTGCGTTCGGGCGACGAACCGCCCGCCCTCCAGGACGCCGCCGGCGCCGCCAGGACCGCGCCCGCCCCGGGGGTCGCGGCAGCCGGACCCCCACCCCCCGAAAAGGGGGAGGCGCCCCGCCGGGCGGTCGTGCACGGCATCCGCTTCTTTTCACTGGGGGACGCCACCAGGGTCACCATCGACCTCGACCGGAAGACGGGCTTCAGCCGGGCCAGGCTCCGCAACCCCGAGAGGATTTATTTCGACCTGGCCGGGGCCGACCTGTCCGAGGGGCTGGCCGATCGCGCCATCCCGGTCGGAAGCGGTCCCCTCGAACGGATAAGGGCGGGACGCCACAGCTCGAGCGCCGTCCGCGTGGTGCTCGACCTCTCCTCCCCCGTGGAGTACGCGGTCAGGGAACTGGATTCTCCCTTCCGCATCGAAATCGATCTCTACCCTCCCGGCGCCGCCGCGCGGACCGGGGCGCCCCCCGCCCCCGTGCCCGCCCCTTCCGCAGCCACGGCTTCCGTGACCCCGCCCCCAGCCCGTCCGGCCCAGGAGCGGAGCCCGTCCGAGGGGGGGGGCGCCCCGAAGGCGGCGCCCCGGACAAGCCTGGGGGACCGCACGCTCACCCGCATGCTGGGGCTCAAGATCGGCCGTATCGTCCTCGATCCCGGGCACGGGGGGCACGACCTGGGGACGGTCGGCCCGAACGGACTCCGGGAAAAGGACCTCACCCTGGCCATCGCGCGCGAGCTCAAGGCGATGCTGGAGGACGAACTGGGGGCCCATGTCTTTCTGACCCGCGACACGGACGTCTACGTGTCGCTCGAGGAGCGGACGGCCCTGGCCAATCACTACCGGGCCGACCTGTTCCTCTCCATTCACGCCAACAGCAGCCGCCACCGCAGCACGAGCGGGGTGGAAACCTATTACCTCGATTTCGCCAAGAGCGACGCCGAACGGGAAATCGCCGCACGGGAGAACGCGAGCGGCATGCTGGCCGTCAGCGAACTGGAGGATCTCGTCAAGGGGATCGCCCAGGCGGAAAAATCGGCCGAATCGCGGGAACTGGCGTCGATCATGCAGAAGCGCCTGTACACCGGGGCGCGGCGCCTGCTGCCGTCGACGAAGGACCGCGGAGTCCGCCGCGCTCCCTTTATCGTCTTGATCGGGGCCCGGATGCCCTCCATACTTGCCGAGGTCGCCTTTATCAGCAATCCCAGGGACGAAGGGGTCCTCGGCGCCGCGGACGGCAGGAAGGCCATGGCCCGCGCCCTTTACGAGGGAATCGTCGGATACGTGCAGACCCTGGGCGGCGATCTCGTCCAGAACCTCAAAGACGGGGAATAG